In one window of Gudongella oleilytica DNA:
- the rpmG gene encoding 50S ribosomal protein L33 — MRDRVTLACTECKQRNYITKKNKKNTTERIELKKYCKFCKTHTAHKETK; from the coding sequence ATGAGAGACAGAGTCACATTGGCGTGCACTGAGTGCAAGCAAAGAAATTACATCACTAAGAAGAACAAGAAAAACACGACTGAAAGAATTGAGCTTAAAAAATACTGCAAGTTCTGCAAGACACACACTGCTCACAAGGAAACAAAATAA
- the tuf gene encoding elongation factor Tu, translating into MGKQKFERTKPHVNVGTIGHVDHGKTTLTAAITLVLNKRFGTGEFIDYAHIDKAPEERERGITISTSHVEYETANRHYAHVDCPGHADYVKNMITGAAQMDGAILVVSAADGPMPQTREHILLSRQVGVPKIVVFLNKEDMVDDPELIELVEMEVRELLTEYEFDGDNTPIVAGSALKALEDPMGPWGDKIVKLMEEVDTYIPQPQREIDKPFLMPVEDVFSITGRGTVATGRVERGVVKTGDNVEIVGLTEESRTVVVTGVEMFRKLLDEAQAGDNIGVLLRGVQRTEIERGQVLAKPKSIKPHTKFDSEVFVLSKEEGGRHTPFFNGYRPQFYFRTTDVTGNIKLEEGVEMVMPGDNARFSIELITPIAMEEGLRFAIREGGRTVGAGVVTKVYE; encoded by the coding sequence ATGGGTAAGCAAAAATTTGAAAGAACGAAACCCCACGTTAACGTAGGAACAATAGGCCACGTTGACCACGGTAAAACCACACTGACAGCAGCGATAACATTAGTGTTGAACAAGAGATTCGGAACAGGTGAATTCATCGACTACGCACATATAGACAAGGCACCTGAGGAGAGAGAAAGAGGAATCACCATATCTACATCCCACGTAGAGTATGAGACAGCAAACAGACACTACGCACACGTAGACTGCCCAGGCCATGCTGACTATGTAAAGAACATGATCACCGGAGCAGCACAGATGGACGGAGCAATCCTTGTAGTATCGGCAGCAGACGGCCCAATGCCACAAACAAGAGAGCACATCCTACTGTCAAGGCAGGTAGGAGTACCTAAGATAGTAGTATTCCTTAACAAGGAAGACATGGTAGACGACCCTGAGCTAATCGAGCTTGTAGAGATGGAAGTAAGAGAGCTTCTGACAGAGTACGAATTCGATGGCGACAACACACCGATCGTAGCAGGATCAGCATTGAAGGCACTTGAGGATCCAATGGGACCATGGGGAGACAAGATAGTTAAGCTAATGGAAGAAGTAGACACATACATTCCACAGCCACAAAGAGAGATAGACAAGCCATTCCTGATGCCAGTAGAGGACGTATTTTCAATCACAGGAAGAGGAACAGTAGCAACAGGCAGAGTAGAAAGAGGAGTAGTAAAGACCGGCGACAACGTAGAGATAGTAGGTCTAACAGAAGAGTCCAGAACAGTAGTAGTAACCGGAGTAGAGATGTTCAGGAAGCTTCTTGACGAGGCACAGGCAGGAGACAACATAGGGGTGCTTCTAAGAGGAGTACAAAGAACTGAGATCGAAAGAGGCCAGGTACTTGCAAAGCCGAAGTCAATAAAGCCCCATACAAAGTTTGACTCAGAGGTATTCGTACTGAGCAAGGAAGAGGGCGGAAGACATACCCCATTCTTCAACGGCTACAGACCACAGTTCTACTTCAGGACAACAGACGTAACAGGCAATATCAAGCTTGAAGAAGGCGTAGAGATGGTAATGCCGGGAGACAACGCAAGATTTTCGATCGAGCTTATCACACCGATCGCGATGGAAGAGGGATTGAGATTCGCGATAAGAGAAGGCGGAAGAACAGTAGGAGCAGGCGTTGTAACTAAGGTTTACGAATAA
- the sigH gene encoding RNA polymerase sporulation sigma factor SigH — MSIDRTVSEPQENLDTKTDEQIVAIANDGSISALEHLIYKYKDFVKIKAHSYYIVGADRDDIVQEGMIGLYKAIRTYDMDKASSFKSFADICITRQMITAIKSATRQKHIPLNTYVSLSKPAYGEGSSSAMETVGSGRSTDPMELIIGKESMDSIEQKLFGLLTSLEREVLQSYVEGRSYEEIATNLNRRVKSIDNALQRVKRKIERYLIIGE, encoded by the coding sequence ATGAGCATTGACAGAACAGTATCCGAACCACAGGAGAATCTGGATACAAAGACAGACGAACAAATCGTTGCCATAGCAAATGATGGCAGCATTTCTGCGCTTGAGCACCTCATATACAAGTACAAGGATTTCGTGAAGATCAAGGCACACTCCTATTATATTGTAGGAGCTGACAGGGATGACATCGTGCAGGAGGGTATGATAGGACTCTACAAGGCTATCCGAACCTATGACATGGATAAGGCATCATCTTTTAAGAGCTTTGCGGATATTTGCATTACAAGACAAATGATCACGGCGATCAAATCGGCAACAAGACAAAAGCATATACCCTTGAATACCTACGTCTCCCTTAGCAAGCCAGCCTATGGCGAGGGGAGTTCAAGTGCTATGGAGACTGTAGGCTCAGGCAGGTCGACCGATCCCATGGAGCTTATAATTGGAAAGGAATCGATGGACAGCATTGAGCAAAAGCTGTTTGGACTATTGACTTCACTTGAAAGGGAGGTACTCCAATCCTATGTGGAGGGCAGAAGCTATGAGGAGATAGCGACGAACTTGAACCGTAGGGTAAAGAGCATCGACAACGCGCTTCAAAGGGTAAAAAGGAAAATCGAAAGATACCTTATAATTGGAGAATGA
- a CDS encoding NYN domain-containing protein yields MAGNSKNSEMLVVDGYNIINSWDRLKEVAAVDFEQARLELLEILSEYHHYSGIETIVVFDAHLVKGSIRKEEEYKGITVVYTKENELADHYIEKMLDELGRIKRIRVATSDRTEQEIILSRGGTRLSARELEAEIDDEMRLVAKKRKKINMKNDIQLGRLADRVHHKLKDWDK; encoded by the coding sequence ATGGCAGGGAATAGCAAGAACAGTGAGATGCTTGTAGTTGACGGCTACAACATCATAAATTCCTGGGACAGACTTAAAGAAGTTGCAGCGGTCGACTTTGAGCAGGCAAGGCTTGAGCTATTGGAGATACTCTCTGAGTACCACCATTATTCTGGAATAGAAACCATTGTAGTTTTCGATGCTCACCTGGTAAAGGGAAGCATACGTAAGGAAGAGGAGTACAAAGGCATAACGGTTGTTTATACAAAGGAAAATGAGCTTGCAGACCATTATATCGAGAAAATGCTCGATGAGCTTGGACGAATAAAAAGGATAAGAGTCGCAACCTCGGACAGAACGGAGCAGGAGATAATACTTTCCCGGGGCGGGACCAGACTTTCTGCCAGAGAGCTGGAGGCAGAGATCGATGACGAGATGAGGCTTGTTGCAAAAAAAAGGAAAAAGATAAATATGAAGAACGATATCCAATTGGGCAGACTCGCTGACAGAGTCCACCACAAGCTGAAAGATTGGGATAAATAG
- the rlmB gene encoding 23S rRNA (guanosine(2251)-2'-O)-methyltransferase RlmB has product MNEMYVAGRNPVLELLKSEKQIDKLYVLKGELKGSITKIIGIAKDRKIVVQQVDKKKLDSMAQGNAHQGVVALVTGFVYSSVDEILSKAKARGEKPFVVVLDGVEDTHNLGAIIRTAECAGVHGVIIPKRRSAMVNQTVYKSSAGAVEHMKIAQVNNIVQTMDELKAKGLWLYGADAEAEKSYSDTEMTGSIGIVIGGEGKGLSRLVKDKCDVLVSIPMKGKISSLNASNAASILIYEAVRQSHGRE; this is encoded by the coding sequence ATGAATGAAATGTATGTTGCAGGCAGGAATCCCGTACTTGAGCTTTTGAAATCAGAGAAGCAGATAGACAAGCTTTATGTTCTTAAGGGAGAACTGAAGGGCTCGATAACAAAGATCATTGGCATCGCTAAGGACAGGAAGATAGTAGTCCAGCAGGTGGACAAGAAAAAATTGGATTCAATGGCTCAGGGGAACGCACACCAGGGGGTAGTGGCTCTTGTCACAGGGTTTGTATATTCGTCTGTGGATGAGATACTGTCTAAAGCAAAGGCAAGGGGAGAAAAGCCCTTTGTAGTTGTACTGGACGGGGTCGAGGACACTCATAATCTGGGAGCTATCATAAGAACTGCTGAGTGCGCTGGAGTTCATGGAGTAATAATCCCCAAGAGAAGATCGGCAATGGTAAATCAGACTGTATACAAAAGCTCTGCAGGAGCGGTTGAGCATATGAAGATTGCCCAGGTCAACAATATAGTTCAGACGATGGATGAGCTGAAGGCAAAGGGACTATGGCTCTACGGTGCCGATGCTGAGGCTGAGAAGTCCTACTCGGATACTGAGATGACCGGCTCAATAGGAATTGTCATCGGTGGCGAGGGCAAGGGTCTCTCAAGGTTGGTCAAGGATAAGTGCGATGTTCTTGTGAGCATTCCAATGAAGGGGAAAATATCCTCGTTGAACGCATCCAATGCGGCTTCCATTTTGATCTATGAGGCAGTGAGACAATCTCATGGCAGGGAATAG
- the thyX gene encoding FAD-dependent thymidylate synthase — MKVQLLRYTPDGEKLVASAAKLCYSPVGIDEIEQGQDEERVHNFLDLLMDLGHESPIEHVSFTFGIEGVSRTLTHQLVRHRIASYSQQSQRYVRLDQFEYIIPPSIEKNPEARELFIKTMEADQAAYDKLVEVLFAEHYDAYLAQGRKEKDAKQRAEKDAIEDARYVFPNACETKIVVTMNARSLLNFFALRTCNRAQWEIRRLGIEMLREVKKVYPTLFKNAGPGCVNGPCPEGAMTCGKIVEVREFFEDMNREAQR, encoded by the coding sequence ATGAAGGTACAGTTGCTAAGATATACTCCTGATGGCGAGAAGCTTGTAGCCTCTGCTGCAAAGCTGTGCTACTCTCCGGTGGGAATCGATGAGATAGAGCAGGGACAGGATGAGGAGAGAGTCCATAACTTTCTTGACCTTTTAATGGACCTGGGACACGAAAGCCCCATAGAGCATGTGAGCTTCACATTTGGAATAGAGGGGGTTTCCAGGACCCTTACCCATCAGCTGGTAAGACACAGGATAGCCAGTTATTCCCAGCAATCACAAAGATATGTACGACTTGATCAGTTTGAATACATCATCCCCCCAAGCATAGAAAAAAATCCTGAAGCCAGGGAGCTGTTCATAAAGACAATGGAGGCTGACCAGGCAGCATATGATAAGCTTGTTGAAGTGCTCTTTGCGGAGCATTATGATGCTTACCTTGCTCAGGGCAGAAAGGAAAAGGACGCCAAGCAAAGAGCTGAAAAGGATGCCATCGAGGATGCGAGATATGTTTTTCCCAATGCCTGCGAGACGAAGATAGTAGTTACTATGAATGCAAGGAGCCTCTTAAACTTCTTTGCGTTAAGAACCTGCAACAGAGCACAGTGGGAGATAAGAAGACTTGGGATTGAGATGCTCAGAGAGGTAAAGAAGGTGTATCCTACCCTGTTTAAGAATGCGGGCCCAGGCTGTGTGAACGGCCCATGTCCTGAGGGAGCCATGACCTGTGGCAAAATAGTGGAAGTAAGAGAATTTTTTGAAGATATGAATAGAGAGGCTCAAAGATAG
- a CDS encoding Mini-ribonuclease 3 produces the protein MEKSIELDDLNIFRRMNQSLSREDVEMLSPLQLAYIGDAVYELFVRTVILNRDQNAKLLHKKATGYVSAASQAELVHSLDDKLDNREREMVRKGRNAKTNTSPKNAELIDYKYATGFECLMGYLYLSGRDERLMELFEDIKKIKG, from the coding sequence ATGGAAAAGAGCATAGAGCTTGATGATTTGAACATATTCAGACGAATGAACCAGTCACTTAGCAGAGAGGATGTGGAGATGCTTTCACCCCTTCAGCTGGCTTATATCGGAGATGCAGTCTACGAGCTATTTGTTAGAACTGTTATCCTTAACAGGGATCAAAACGCAAAGCTTCTCCATAAAAAGGCTACTGGCTACGTCAGTGCAGCCTCACAGGCAGAGTTGGTCCACAGCCTCGACGATAAGCTGGACAACAGAGAGAGAGAGATGGTCAGGAAGGGCAGGAATGCAAAGACCAACACTTCGCCAAAAAACGCTGAGTTGATCGATTATAAATATGCCACAGGCTTCGAGTGTCTCATGGGCTATCTCTACCTTTCAGGGAGAGATGAGAGGCTGATGGAGCTGTTTGAAGACATTAAGAAGATCAAAGGATAG
- the cysS gene encoding cysteine--tRNA ligase: protein MKLYNSLTRRKEEFVPVVEGQVSMYNCGPTVYNFIHVGNARPLVVFDTLRRFFIYRGYDVKFVVNFTDIDDKLINKANEENITVKEVADRYIAAFKEDAQGLNIYDYNTVHPKATDYISQMVQFIAELEKKGAAYAVDGNVYFSIESAKDYGKLSKKNIDELQSGARIEVNEDKRNPLDFVLWKKEKPGEPSWDSPWGKGRPGWHIECSVMAKALLGETIDIHSGGEDLQFPHHENEIAQSETLSGKPFANYWLHNGMLFVDNQKMSKSLGNFFTIKEIHQEYDLEVLRFFLLSAHYRSPINFSREVMDQNKNGLERLYNAKKHLEYCLERAGKEDSELDKEFALKVDSFRDSFIASMEDDLNTADAVASVFDLVKFTNSEVDETTGYKETEYALNTLMELAKVLGILSKQDELPDDEIIKLIEERTAARANKDFKKSDEIRDILKERGIILEDTKDGVKWKRA from the coding sequence ATGAAGCTGTACAATTCACTAACCAGAAGAAAAGAAGAATTCGTGCCTGTGGTAGAAGGTCAGGTATCCATGTACAATTGCGGACCTACTGTCTATAACTTTATCCATGTTGGGAATGCAAGACCGCTGGTTGTATTCGACACATTGCGAAGGTTTTTCATATACAGAGGCTACGACGTTAAATTCGTAGTCAACTTTACGGATATCGATGACAAGCTGATCAATAAGGCCAATGAGGAGAATATAACCGTCAAGGAGGTAGCAGACAGATATATAGCTGCCTTTAAGGAGGACGCACAGGGACTAAATATCTACGATTACAATACCGTGCATCCAAAAGCAACTGACTACATCTCCCAAATGGTCCAGTTTATCGCTGAGCTGGAGAAAAAGGGTGCCGCCTATGCAGTAGACGGCAATGTTTACTTCAGCATAGAAAGCGCAAAGGATTATGGAAAGCTTAGCAAAAAAAACATTGATGAGCTGCAAAGCGGTGCCAGGATCGAGGTAAATGAGGACAAGAGAAATCCTCTGGATTTTGTTCTGTGGAAGAAGGAAAAGCCCGGCGAGCCATCATGGGACAGCCCGTGGGGCAAGGGAAGACCAGGCTGGCATATTGAGTGCTCGGTTATGGCAAAGGCGCTGTTGGGCGAGACGATCGACATCCATTCAGGCGGAGAGGATCTTCAGTTTCCTCACCACGAGAACGAGATCGCCCAGTCGGAGACGCTTTCAGGAAAGCCATTTGCCAACTATTGGCTTCACAACGGGATGCTTTTTGTTGACAATCAGAAGATGTCCAAATCCCTTGGGAATTTCTTTACAATAAAGGAGATCCACCAGGAATACGACCTTGAGGTTTTAAGATTCTTCCTGCTTTCAGCACATTACAGATCACCGATAAATTTCAGCAGAGAGGTTATGGATCAGAATAAGAATGGCCTTGAGAGACTTTACAATGCAAAGAAGCACCTGGAATATTGCCTTGAAAGAGCAGGTAAGGAAGATTCGGAACTTGATAAGGAGTTCGCTTTAAAAGTGGATTCATTCAGAGACAGCTTTATTGCCAGCATGGAGGATGACCTTAATACTGCAGATGCTGTCGCTTCGGTATTTGACCTTGTGAAGTTCACAAATTCAGAGGTTGACGAGACCACAGGCTATAAGGAGACTGAGTACGCTCTGAATACCCTCATGGAGCTGGCAAAGGTCCTTGGGATACTGTCAAAGCAGGATGAGCTTCCCGATGATGAGATCATAAAGCTTATCGAGGAGAGAACGGCAGCCAGGGCAAACAAGGATTTTAAGAAATCGGATGAGATCAGGGATATCCTTAAGGAGAGAGGCATAATCCTTGAGGATACAAAAGATGGTGTAAAATGGAAAAGAGCATAG
- the gltX gene encoding glutamate--tRNA ligase, with protein sequence MSEIRVRFAPSPTGYLHIGGLRTALYNYLFAKRNGGKFVLRIEDTDQTRFVEGAIENLIHSLEWAGIKYDEGVFIEDGHIVERGEYGPYVQSKRLPIYRKYVDELLEKGHAYYCFCSKDRLEAVREEQKIKGMVPKYDGFCRNIPLEDARKRVAAGEEHVVRLKLPYNRDIHFHDLVRGDITINTNDIDDQVLLKSDGYPTYHMAVVVDDQLMGITHIVRGEEWLPSTPKHIYLYEAFGWEKPTYVHLPTVLNKERKKLSKRHGDVSVDDFRTKGYLPEGLVNYLALVGWSPEDNEEILSMEDMVERFSFERVSKTGGIFDKDKLDWVNGHYIRSKSVEEISALSVPYLVEAGFIDDVFVNENEEWLNILIDTVREGMSTLSELPEKVDFIFKDKLQIEEEAYAEHLENENAKVLMQAIKAELEKIDMIDMEYAKGFMKLIQGATGIKGKNLFMPVRVALTGSVHGPELVNVLYLLGKDRIISRADAILNR encoded by the coding sequence ATGAGTGAGATCAGAGTGAGATTTGCCCCCAGCCCTACCGGATATCTTCATATCGGTGGACTCAGGACAGCTCTTTACAATTATCTGTTTGCCAAAAGAAATGGCGGCAAATTTGTATTAAGGATAGAGGATACTGACCAGACCAGGTTTGTTGAAGGAGCTATAGAGAATCTTATCCATTCTCTGGAATGGGCTGGAATAAAGTACGATGAAGGAGTGTTCATTGAGGATGGACATATTGTGGAAAGAGGAGAATACGGTCCATATGTCCAGTCAAAAAGACTTCCAATCTACAGGAAGTATGTCGATGAGCTTCTTGAAAAAGGACACGCCTACTACTGCTTCTGCTCAAAGGACAGGCTGGAGGCGGTAAGGGAAGAGCAGAAAATCAAGGGCATGGTACCAAAGTACGACGGCTTCTGCAGGAATATTCCTCTTGAGGATGCAAGGAAGAGAGTAGCGGCAGGGGAGGAGCACGTCGTAAGACTGAAGCTCCCTTACAACAGGGACATACACTTCCATGATTTAGTGAGAGGCGACATAACCATTAACACCAATGACATAGACGATCAGGTTCTATTGAAATCAGACGGGTACCCGACATACCATATGGCTGTAGTAGTCGATGACCAGCTGATGGGGATAACCCATATAGTAAGGGGCGAGGAGTGGCTGCCTTCAACTCCCAAGCATATTTATCTTTACGAGGCCTTCGGATGGGAAAAACCGACCTATGTTCACCTGCCTACTGTCCTTAATAAGGAAAGGAAGAAACTGTCAAAGAGACACGGAGATGTTTCTGTGGATGACTTCAGAACTAAGGGCTACCTGCCTGAAGGGCTTGTGAATTACCTTGCATTGGTTGGCTGGAGTCCTGAGGACAATGAGGAGATCCTTTCCATGGAGGATATGGTCGAAAGATTTTCCTTCGAAAGAGTATCCAAGACCGGCGGGATATTTGACAAGGATAAGCTGGATTGGGTCAACGGACACTATATAAGGAGCAAGTCCGTAGAGGAGATCAGCGCACTAAGTGTTCCGTATCTTGTTGAAGCTGGATTTATAGATGATGTGTTCGTCAATGAAAATGAAGAATGGCTGAATATCCTTATAGACACCGTACGGGAAGGGATGTCTACACTTTCGGAATTGCCTGAGAAGGTGGATTTCATATTCAAGGATAAGCTTCAAATAGAGGAGGAGGCTTATGCAGAGCATCTTGAAAATGAAAATGCCAAGGTCCTTATGCAGGCTATCAAGGCTGAGCTTGAAAAGATAGATATGATCGATATGGAATATGCCAAGGGCTTTATGAAGCTAATTCAGGGGGCGACAGGCATTAAGGGGAAAAACCTCTTCATGCCTGTAAGGGTAGCTCTCACTGGAAGCGTTCATGGTCCTGAGCTTGTCAATGTGCTGTACCTTCTTGGCAAAGACAGGATAATATCAAGGGCAGACGCCATACTCAACAGGTAG
- a CDS encoding proline--tRNA ligase: MRMSKMYMPTLREVPSEAEIPSHQLLLRAGMIRKLVSGVYSYLPLGYRTIRKVEQVVREEMDRAGSQELLMSAIQPRELWEASGRWANFGPEMWRLKDRNDREFCLGPTHEEYFTDLVKDEIRSYKQLPLNLYQIQTKYRDEKRPRFGLMRCREFIMKDAYSFDIDDDGMREAYQKMWDAYDAIFTRLKLDYKVVQGDTGAMGGKISHEFMAMSDVGEGVVAYCDHCDFAATDEKSAVVYKTREHSREQLQMERVKTPEVKTIDALVEFFGTEKYVFGKSLVYSVQGNPVVVMVPGDRELNETKLANFLGAAGHEIEMADEDMIIAITGANKGFTGPVGLKEGTRLIVDKRVTEIANLVVGGNETDYHLKNVNFGRDFTGEVADDLLMVVEGDSCPVCGEPLRLARGIEVGNIFQLGTKYSTSLGATFLDVNGKEKPFVMGSYGVGISRTVAAIVEQYHDEKGINWPLVAAPYHAIITVVNSRNEEQAELGEKLYSMLTSFGVETLLDDRNERVGVKFNDRDLIGVPVQITVGKKAAEGVIEFSLRSSDNKEEITVDKLKGRIEGVFAEAGLKL, encoded by the coding sequence ATGAGAATGTCAAAGATGTATATGCCAACCCTTAGAGAGGTGCCTTCAGAGGCCGAAATACCAAGTCATCAGCTGCTCCTTAGGGCAGGCATGATAAGAAAGCTTGTAAGCGGAGTGTATTCCTATCTGCCATTGGGCTACAGGACCATCAGAAAGGTGGAGCAGGTTGTAAGAGAGGAAATGGACAGAGCAGGCTCCCAGGAGCTCCTAATGTCTGCTATCCAGCCAAGAGAGCTTTGGGAGGCATCTGGAAGATGGGCAAATTTCGGACCTGAGATGTGGAGACTGAAGGACAGGAACGACAGAGAGTTTTGTCTGGGGCCTACACATGAGGAATACTTTACTGATCTTGTAAAGGATGAAATCAGATCCTACAAGCAGCTGCCCTTGAATCTTTATCAGATCCAGACGAAGTACAGGGATGAAAAAAGGCCAAGATTCGGTCTAATGAGGTGTCGTGAGTTCATAATGAAGGATGCCTACAGCTTTGACATTGATGATGACGGCATGAGGGAAGCATATCAAAAGATGTGGGACGCCTATGATGCAATCTTTACAAGATTAAAGCTGGATTACAAGGTGGTTCAGGGAGACACTGGTGCCATGGGCGGGAAGATATCCCACGAATTCATGGCCATGAGTGACGTTGGAGAGGGAGTTGTCGCCTATTGCGATCATTGCGACTTTGCGGCTACGGATGAAAAGTCTGCAGTGGTTTACAAAACTCGGGAACACAGCAGGGAACAACTTCAGATGGAAAGAGTCAAGACACCTGAGGTAAAGACTATAGACGCGCTTGTGGAATTTTTTGGAACTGAGAAATACGTGTTTGGTAAGTCGCTTGTATACTCAGTGCAGGGCAATCCTGTAGTTGTTATGGTACCTGGAGACAGAGAGCTTAATGAGACAAAGCTGGCGAATTTCCTTGGAGCTGCAGGACATGAGATTGAAATGGCTGACGAGGATATGATAATAGCAATAACTGGAGCGAACAAAGGTTTTACAGGCCCTGTTGGATTAAAGGAGGGTACAAGACTCATTGTTGACAAGAGAGTGACCGAAATAGCCAATCTTGTGGTCGGAGGCAATGAAACCGACTACCATTTGAAGAACGTGAACTTCGGAAGAGATTTTACCGGAGAGGTTGCGGATGATCTTCTGATGGTGGTTGAAGGGGACAGCTGCCCCGTCTGCGGAGAACCACTTAGGCTGGCAAGAGGGATAGAGGTAGGGAACATATTCCAGTTGGGTACCAAGTACAGCACAAGTCTTGGGGCAACCTTCCTTGATGTGAATGGCAAGGAAAAACCCTTTGTTATGGGAAGCTACGGAGTTGGAATCTCAAGGACTGTTGCTGCGATAGTTGAGCAATACCATGACGAGAAGGGTATCAACTGGCCGCTTGTTGCCGCTCCTTACCATGCGATCATAACCGTAGTAAACTCCAGAAATGAGGAGCAAGCCGAGCTTGGAGAAAAACTTTACTCAATGCTGACGTCGTTTGGTGTTGAAACGCTTCTCGACGACAGGAACGAGAGAGTGGGGGTCAAGTTCAACGACAGAGATCTTATCGGTGTGCCTGTACAAATAACTGTTGGCAAGAAAGCAGCAGAGGGAGTAATCGAATTTTCTCTTAGAAGCAGTGACAACAAGGAAGAAATCACTGTTGATAAGTTGAAGGGCAGAATTGAAGGAGTATTTGCAGAAGCAGGACTAAAGTTATAA
- the ispF gene encoding 2-C-methyl-D-erythritol 2,4-cyclodiphosphate synthase, whose protein sequence is MRIGIGYDVHQLVEGRKLILGGVEIEHEKGLLGHSDADVLVHSLMDAILGAMAEGDIGKHFPDTDQSYKDISSLILLGRVKDIMRSRGYRLVNADCVVAAQRPKLAPHIDKMRVNIAEVLETSPDNIGIKATTTEWLGFEGREEGISAQAVCLIEKMD, encoded by the coding sequence ATGAGGATAGGTATAGGATACGACGTGCATCAGCTGGTTGAGGGTAGAAAGCTTATTCTGGGCGGAGTTGAGATCGAGCACGAGAAGGGCTTATTGGGACACTCGGATGCGGATGTCCTGGTCCACAGCCTGATGGATGCAATATTGGGTGCGATGGCTGAGGGTGACATCGGGAAGCATTTCCCCGACACTGACCAAAGCTATAAGGATATATCAAGCCTTATTCTCCTTGGAAGAGTAAAGGATATAATGCGCTCCAGGGGATACAGATTGGTGAATGCCGATTGTGTCGTAGCTGCGCAAAGGCCAAAGCTTGCACCTCATATTGACAAGATGAGGGTAAATATTGCTGAAGTGCTTGAAACCTCGCCTGATAACATAGGTATCAAAGCCACCACCACCGAGTGGCTCGGATTTGAGGGAAGAGAGGAAGGTATATCAGCTCAGGCAGTTTGCCTGATAGAAAAAATGGATTGA
- the ispD gene encoding 2-C-methyl-D-erythritol 4-phosphate cytidylyltransferase, producing MYKGNYVSVIIAAAGMSNRMGSKINKQFIVIDNKPILAHTIEKFEQCRYIDEIIVVTKENEVDYCRKEIVRRYGFKKVSNIIKGGKERQDSVYNGIMALNEKADIVLTHDGARPFVRQESILKGIKGAYELGACVIGVPLKDTIKVVDDSDIVHHTPKRSLLWAAQTPQCFKTKLLKEGYEYAFSEGILGTDDSSLVEKKGYPVTMLMGSYDNIKITTPEDLVVAELIAAGKYTGAINSESL from the coding sequence ATGTATAAGGGTAATTACGTATCGGTAATAATAGCAGCTGCTGGAATGAGCAACAGGATGGGAAGCAAGATAAACAAGCAATTTATAGTAATAGACAACAAGCCCATACTGGCTCATACCATTGAAAAGTTTGAGCAGTGCAGATATATAGATGAGATAATCGTGGTAACAAAGGAGAATGAGGTTGATTACTGCCGCAAGGAGATCGTAAGAAGGTATGGCTTCAAGAAGGTCTCAAACATTATCAAGGGTGGCAAGGAAAGACAGGATTCTGTATACAATGGGATCATGGCTCTGAATGAGAAGGCGGATATAGTACTGACGCACGATGGTGCACGTCCATTTGTAAGACAGGAATCCATCCTAAAGGGGATAAAGGGTGCCTATGAGCTTGGAGCCTGTGTTATCGGCGTTCCCCTGAAGGATACTATAAAGGTAGTTGATGACAGCGATATTGTGCACCATACTCCGAAGAGGTCACTGCTGTGGGCAGCTCAGACTCCACAATGCTTTAAGACAAAGCTTTTGAAGGAGGGCTATGAGTATGCCTTCTCAGAGGGCATACTTGGAACTGATGACAGCTCTCTTGTTGAGAAGAAAGGCTACCCTGTAACGATGCTTATGGGGAGCTACGATAATATAAAGATCACCACGCCGGAGGATCTGGTAGTTGCAGAGCTTATAGCTGCGGGCAAATATACCGGTGCAATAAATTCTGAAAGCCTATAG